A region of Candidatus Thermoplasmatota archaeon DNA encodes the following proteins:
- a CDS encoding oligopeptide transporter, OPT family — protein sequence MAQQIGTFAPPAEAGKEIHEPYVPATTVLPEFTIRALLLGVILSIVLGAANMYVGLKAGLTVAATIPSAVISMSILRFFRRSNVLENTIAMTTGSAGEALGAGLIFTIPALLMLGVWTEIDLLPAIVVGLCGGILGVLFTIPLRRAFVVESRLPYPEGIATAEVLKAGVKDSAQSSPAKEAATSQDARTIVIGMLLGGGYAVALHVLGLWQEVLRAGARLGGAVGYGAFSVAPILLAVGYIVGIGIARLIMLGAGLAFVVLVPGFLLLNGYPTGPDGAPLDPITAALRTWNPNVRLVGIGAIIVGAFYTLARVRTSLVAAAREARESFGKRHVAQAKARTDVDVRLDRVLVGIGLLVIPIFGVFYYFTQNWVQAAVAAAVMAPAAFLFSSVAGYLAGVVGSSNNPISSVTILTILFTSFLLLAMGASAEAGMLAAIGVGAVIACSAAIAGDNLQDLKSGYMLGSTPRYQQLALIVGVVGMALVAPVVLNVIHQTAPGGIGGDQFPAPQGYIMATVTRGVFEGSLPLHLLAVGAVLGLGLVALKLPVLPVAVGIYLPIELSTPIFAGGLLKWGMERYAARRTQAWAPAEKKSLVERIEKRGVLLASGVIAGEALLGITVVFLLFGGQVPGHFAPAIAGILLGGAMYLVASRSTTAVRLGLMAAIMVAGLAATAWLVASGTPYTFEGTQGWPGILIFAYVALLMAYIPLRELFVTARPADGVRP from the coding sequence GTGGCCCAGCAGATCGGCACGTTTGCCCCGCCCGCCGAGGCCGGCAAGGAAATCCACGAGCCCTACGTCCCCGCCACGACCGTCCTGCCGGAGTTCACGATCCGCGCGCTCCTTCTGGGCGTGATCCTCTCGATCGTGCTGGGAGCCGCCAACATGTACGTCGGCCTCAAGGCCGGCCTCACCGTTGCGGCCACGATCCCAAGCGCCGTCATCAGCATGAGCATCCTGCGGTTCTTCCGTCGCAGCAACGTCCTCGAGAACACGATCGCGATGACGACCGGAAGCGCCGGCGAGGCCCTTGGAGCCGGCCTCATCTTCACGATCCCCGCGCTTCTCATGCTTGGCGTCTGGACGGAGATCGACCTCCTTCCCGCCATCGTGGTCGGACTGTGCGGCGGCATCCTCGGCGTGCTGTTCACGATCCCGCTTCGTCGCGCCTTTGTCGTCGAAAGCCGCCTTCCGTACCCCGAGGGTATCGCGACGGCCGAGGTCCTGAAGGCCGGCGTCAAGGACAGCGCGCAGTCGTCGCCGGCCAAGGAGGCCGCGACCTCGCAGGACGCGCGCACGATCGTGATCGGCATGCTGCTGGGCGGCGGCTACGCCGTCGCGCTCCACGTGCTCGGGCTCTGGCAGGAGGTCCTTCGGGCCGGCGCGCGCCTGGGCGGCGCGGTCGGCTACGGGGCCTTCAGCGTGGCGCCCATCCTGCTTGCCGTGGGCTACATCGTGGGCATCGGAATCGCGCGCCTCATCATGCTGGGCGCGGGCCTCGCGTTTGTCGTCCTCGTGCCGGGTTTCCTGCTCCTCAACGGCTACCCGACCGGACCCGACGGCGCGCCGCTTGATCCCATCACCGCCGCCCTGCGCACGTGGAACCCGAACGTCCGCCTCGTGGGCATCGGGGCCATCATCGTGGGCGCCTTCTACACGCTTGCGCGCGTGCGCACGAGCCTCGTCGCCGCCGCGCGCGAGGCGCGCGAGAGCTTCGGCAAACGGCACGTCGCGCAGGCCAAGGCCCGCACGGACGTCGACGTGCGCCTGGACCGCGTGCTCGTGGGCATCGGACTTCTCGTGATCCCCATCTTCGGCGTCTTCTACTACTTCACGCAGAACTGGGTGCAGGCTGCCGTCGCCGCGGCGGTCATGGCCCCCGCCGCGTTCCTGTTCTCGAGCGTGGCAGGCTACCTCGCGGGCGTCGTGGGAAGCAGCAACAATCCCATCTCGAGCGTCACCATCCTCACCATCCTGTTCACGTCGTTCCTTCTCCTTGCCATGGGGGCAAGCGCCGAGGCGGGGATGCTTGCGGCCATCGGCGTGGGCGCCGTCATCGCCTGCTCGGCGGCCATCGCCGGCGACAACCTGCAGGACTTGAAGAGCGGCTACATGCTCGGCTCGACGCCGCGGTACCAGCAGCTTGCGCTCATCGTGGGCGTCGTGGGCATGGCGCTTGTCGCCCCCGTCGTGCTGAACGTCATCCACCAGACGGCGCCCGGCGGCATCGGGGGCGACCAGTTCCCCGCGCCGCAGGGCTACATCATGGCCACGGTCACGCGCGGCGTCTTCGAGGGAAGCCTGCCGCTGCACCTTCTGGCCGTGGGGGCCGTGCTCGGCCTTGGGCTTGTGGCCCTCAAGCTGCCGGTGCTGCCGGTGGCCGTTGGCATCTATCTTCCCATCGAGCTCTCCACGCCCATCTTCGCTGGCGGGCTTCTCAAGTGGGGCATGGAACGGTACGCCGCGCGCCGGACGCAGGCGTGGGCCCCGGCGGAGAAGAAGTCGCTCGTCGAGCGCATCGAGAAGCGTGGGGTGCTCTTGGCAAGCGGCGTCATCGCGGGCGAGGCGCTCTTGGGCATCACGGTCGTGTTCCTTCTGTTCGGAGGCCAGGTGCCGGGCCACTTTGCGCCCGCCATCGCGGGCATCCTCCTTGGCGGCGCGATGTACCTCGTCGCCAGCCGCTCCACCACGGCGGTGCGGCTGGGCCTCATGGCGGCGATCATGGTTGCGGGACTGGCCGCCACTGCTTGGCTTGTGGCAAGTGGCACGCCTTACACGTTCGAAGGCACCCAAGGCTGGCCCGGGATCCTGATCTTCGCGTACGTCGCGCTGCTCATGGCGTACATTCCCCTGCGCGAGCTGTTCGTGACCGCGCGTCCCGCCGACGGCGTGCGACCGTGA